Sequence from the Candidatus Accumulibacter similis genome:
CGCAGGCTGGACCACTCGGTAGTCCGACGAGACCACCGACAAGGGGGCGCCGCAGTCGCTGCGGTACAGCACATGCTTGTCGGTGTAGGTCTCGCGGGCACCGGAGACGCTGCTGTCGAACTGGACTTCGGCGCGCAGCGCCTGCCATTCGAGCTGGGCGGCCTTCTGCCAGACCTCGACCGGGGCATGCGGGTCCACGGTCTGTCCCAGGCCATGCCAGGGGGTTTCGGATCCGGTGGTATAGGCGATGGCGGCCTGGCCGGTGGTGAAGTCGATTTGGTGTGCCATGGTGTGCTCCTCGGCGGTGGTTGATGACGAACACATGAACGCGCTGTTCGAAACAGAAGCCAAGCGTTTTCTGATGGAGCACCGCGGCACGGCTTGAGGACGATCATGGGGCTGTCGATTCGCGCCTACGCCCGGCACCGTGGGGTTTCGGACACGGCCGTCCACAAGGCCATCCGCGCCGGGCGGATCACGCCGGAGGCCGACGGCACCGTCGATCCCGACCGCGCCGACCGGGATTGGGCGAGGAATTCGGAGACGCCCCGCGCGGGCACGACGCGACGGGCCGAGACGGTCGCCGTGCGGGAACCCGCAAGCGAAGCAGCGACGCCGACGTTCGCCGCGGGCGGCACGTCGCTGCTCCAGGCACGAACCGTCAACGAGGTCGTCAAGGCGCAGACCAACAAGGTGCGGCTGGCGCAACTCAAGGGCGACCTGATCGACCGCGCGCAGGCCCTCGCCCAAGTCTTCAAGCTGGCACGGGCCGAGCGCGATGCCTGGCTCAACTGGCCGGCGCGCGTCTCGGCGCAGATGGCCTCGCAGCTCGGGGTCGATCCCCACGACCTGCACATCGCGCTCGACGGCGCGGTGCGCCAGCACTTGCAGGAGCTGGGCGAACTTCGTCCGCGGGTGGACTGATGGTTGAATGGGACTACGACGGCGCACTCGACATCGAGCGAGTCTGGCGCGAAGGCTTGATGCCCGACCCGCTGCTCACCGTGTCCGAGTGGGCCGACCGCCACCGGATGCTCTCCAGCAAGGCCTCGGCGGAACCAGGCCGCTGGCGCACGAGCCGCACGCCGTATCTGAAGGCGATCATGGACTGCCTGTCGCCGACCTCGCCGGTCGAGCGGATCGTCTTCATGAAGGGCGCACAGCTGGGCGCGACGGAGATGGGCAACAACTGGATCGGCTACGTGATCCACCACGCGCCCGGTCCGATGATGGCCGTCTCGCCGACCGTCGATATGGCGAAGCGCAACTCGAAGCAGCGTATCGACCCGCTGATCGAGGAATCGCCGGTCCTGGCCGAGCGGATCGCGCCAGCCCGCAGCCGCGATGCCGGCAACACGATCCTGGCGAAGGAATTCCGCGGTGGCGTGCTGGTGATGACCGGCGCCAACAGTGCGGTCGGGCTGCGCTCGATGCCGGTCCGCTACCTCTTTCTCGACGAGGTCGATGGCTATCCGACCGACGTCGACGGCGAGGGCGATGCCATCTCGTTGGCCGAAGCCCGTACCCGCACCTTTGCGCGCCGCAAGATCTTCATCGTCTCGACGCCGACGATCGCCGGGGCGAGCGCGATCGAACGCGAGTATGAAGCCAGCGACCAGCGGCGCTACTTCCTGCCGTGCCCGCACTGCGGTCATCGCCAATGGTTGCGCTTCGAGCAACTGCGCTGGGAGAAGGGCCGGCCGGAGACCGCGGCCTACGTCTGCGAGTCCTGCGAACAACCCATCGCCGAGCATCACAAGGCGCGCATGCTGGAGCAAGGCGAGTGGCGGGCGCTGGCACCCGCGAGCGGCAAGACCGCCGGTTTTCACCTCTCCAGTCTGTACAGCCCGATCGGCTGGCGCAGCTGGCGGGAGATCGCCGCCGCCTGGGAGAGTGCGGTGCGCCAGGAGTCCGGTTCCTCGGCAGCGATCAAGACGTTCAAGAACACCGAACTCGGCGAGACCTGGGTCGAGGAAGGCGAAGCGCCGGACTGGCAGCGGTTGCTGGAGCGTCGGGAGGACTACCCGATCGGCCGCATCCCCGCCGGCGGCCTGCTGCTGGTGGGTGGCGCCGACGTGCAGAAGGATCGCATCGAAGCGTCGATCTGGTCCTTCGGCCGCGGCAAGGAGTCGTGGCTCGTCGAGCACCGCGTGCTGATGGGCGACACCGCCCGCGACACCGTCTGGAAACAGCTCGGCGCACTGATCAACGAAACCTGGACGCACGCCTCGGGCGCGCAGGTGCCGCTCGCCCGATTCGCGCTGGACACCGGCTTCGCGACGCAGGAAGCGTATGCCTTCGTCCGCGCCTGCCACGATCCGCGACTGATGGCGGTCAAGGGTATCGCCCGTGGCGCGGCCCTGATCGGCACACCGACGGCGGTGGAAGTGTCGCTGGGTGGCAAGCGGCTGCGTCGCGGCATCAAGCTGTTCTCGGTCGTTGGCGGCATCGCGAAGCTGGAGCTGTACAACAACCTGAAGAAGACGCCGGAGGTCTCCGAAGACGGGAGCACCGTGCGCTACCCCGCGGGCTACGTCCATCTGCCGAAGGTCGACGCCGAGTACTTGCAGCAGCTCTGTGCCGAGCAGCTGGTCACCCGTCGCGACCGCAGAGGCTTTGCGGTGCGCGAGTGGCAGAAGATGCGCGAGCGGAACGATGGTTTGGATGCCCTGGTTTACGCGCGCGCCGCCGCTGCCGCCGCCGGTCTCGACCGCTTCGAAGAACGGCACTGGCGCGAACTCGAACGACAGCTGGGTCTCGCGCCGCCCGACGAACCGCGCAGTACTCTGCCGACCCCGGACCCCGAGGCCACCCCCAGCGGTGGCCTCGCCGCTTCTGGGACCCGACGGACCACCCGGCGCGTCATCCGCAGCCGCTGGCTCAATTGAGATCCCCAAGCATGCCCTACAGCAACGAACAACTGCTCGCGCTGCAGAAGGCGCTGGCGACCGGCGAGAAGCGCGTGAGCTTTGGCGACAAGACCGTCGAGTACCGCAGTGTCGACGAGATCCAGGCGGCGATCCGCGAGGTCGAGGCGTCTCTCGCCCGCGCGGCCGGCGCACGGCGCACGCGCCAGATCCGCGTGACCACCGACAAGGGTTTCTGATGAGCTTCTGGACGCGGATCAAGGCCAGCTTCGCGAGCCTGCCGATCTACGACGGCACCGGCAGCGGGCGGCGCACGCTCGCCTGGATGCCCGGCAACCCGGGGGCGATTGCCGCCCTGCTGTCGACGCAGACGGAACTGCGCGCCAAGAGTCGCGATCTCGTGCGCCGCAATCCCTGGGCCGCGGCGGCGCTGGATGCCTTCGTCGCCAACGCCATCGGCACCGGCATCAAGCCGCAGTCGATGGTCACCGACGTTGTTCTGCGCGAGCGCTTGCAGGCACTCTTCCGGGACTGGACCGAAGAGGCCGACGCCGCCGGACTCACCGATTTCTACGGCCTGCAGGCGCTCGCCTGCCGGGCGATGCTCGAAGGCGGTGAAGCGCTGCTCCGTCTGCGCTACCGCCGCATCGAGGACGGCCTGGTGGTCCCGCTCCAGCTGCAGGTGCTCGAACCGGAGCATCTGCCAGTCACGCTCAACACCGTCGCCGAGAGCGGTAACGTCGTGCGCGCCGGCATCGAGTTCAATCGGCTTGGGCAGCGGGTGGCGTACCACCTGTACCGTTCGCACCCCGAAGACGGAGCGCTGTCGCCGATGTCGGGTGCCGGTGGACTCGACACCGTGCGCGTGCCGGCCGGCGAGATCATCCATCTCTACCGGCCGCTGCGACCCGGCCAGATCCGCGGCGAGCCCTGGCTCGCACGGGCGCTGGTCAAGCTCCACGAACTCGACCAGTACGACGACGCCGAACTGGTGCGCAAGAAGACGGCCGCGATGTTCGCCGGCTTCATCACGCGCCAGAGTCCCGAAGACAACCTGATGGGCGAAGGCCTGGCCGACGCCGCCGGTGTGGCGCTCGCCGGGCTCGAACCCGGCACGCTGCAGATCCTCGAGCCCGGCGAAGACATCAAGTTCTCCGACCCGGCCGACCTCGGCGGCAGCTACAGTGAGTTCCTGCGCAATCAGTTCCGCGCGGTGGCCGCCGCGATCGGCATCACCTACGAGCAACTGACCGGCGATCTCACCGGGGTGAACTACTCCAGCATCCGCGCCGGCCTCCTCGAATTCCGCCGGCGATGCGAGATGCTGCAGCACGGCGTGATCGTGCACCAGCTCTGCCGGCCGGTGTGGCGCGCGTGGCTGGAGCAGGCGGTGTTGGCCGGGCGAATCGACGCGCCGGGGTTTGCCCGGGAGCCGCGCCCCTACCTCACGGCGAAGTGGATCCCGCAAGGCTGGCAGTGGGTCGATCCGCAGAAAGAGTTCAACGCCCTGAAGCTCGCCATCCGGGCGGGGCTCACGAGCCGCTCGGAAGCAATCTCGTCGTTTGGTTACGACGCCGAGGACATCGACCGCGAGATTGCCGCCGACAACGCCCGGGCGGATGCGCTGGGACTGCGGTTCGACAGCGACCCGCGCTACGACAACCAGAACGAGCCGGCGGTGGCTCCGGCGCCGCCACCCGATCCACAGGAATCCTGACATGCCGCTCGTACACCTGGCGTCCCGTCTCTATGGGACGCCGCTCTTGCTCGCTCAGGCCAAGCTCGACGTCCTGCTCGCCGTGCTCGGAGCGCGCATCGGTTGGCCCGAACCGCACGCAGCCGTCGCACTCCCTTCGCCGCGAGTAGCGCCCGACGCGCCGCCCGGCATTGCCGTGATTCCGGTCTATGGCACGCTGGTGCGCCGGACGCTGGGGCTCGAAGCCGCCTCGGGCCTGACGTCCTACGGTGAGATTGGGTCGCTCCTGGACGCCGCGGTGGCCAACCCCGAGGTGACCGGCATCCTGCTCGACGTCGACTCTCCCGGCGGCGAGGCGGGTGGGGTCTTCGAGCTCGGGCAACGAATCTGCTCGGCGAACGCCGTCAAGCCGGTCTGGGCGATCGCCGCCGACTCGGCCTTCTCGGGGGCCTACGTCCTCGCCTCGGCCGCCTCCCGGGTGTACGTCACCCAGACCGGCGGCGTCGGCTCGATCGGCGTCATCGCGCTGCACGTCGACCAATCGGCGCGCGATGCCCAGCAGGGCTACCGCTACACGGCGATCACCGCCGGCGAGCAGAAGAACGACTTCTCGCCGCACGAACCGCTTCACCCGGCCGCGCATGGCCGACTGCAGACCGAAGTCGACCGGCTGTACGGGATCTTCATCGATCACGTCGCGACGATGCGTGACCTCGATGCGGCCGTCGTGCGCGCCACCCAGGCCGGACTGTACTTCGGTCCCGAAGCGCTGAACGCCGGTCTGGCCGACGGCCAGGGCAGCTTCGACGAGGCGGTCACCGACTTCGGCGTGTTTCTGGCTGCTCGTCGTTCGCCGGGGCGCTCGCTCACGGCCGGCCGATCGCTCCTTGCTTCTTCCCTTCTCTCCCAGGAGGTTTCCACCATGACCGACCGCATCACCCCAGACGTCCCGCAGCAGCCCGCGGCACCAGCCGCACCCACCACGTCCCCCGACACGCGAGAGACGCCCGACGCCGCCGCCGTCCAGTCGGCCATCGACGCTACGCGCGCCGAGGCCCTGGCGATCGCCGAACTGTGCCAATTGGCAGGTTATCCGCAGCGCATCGTGACCTTCCTGGCGCAAGGAGCCAGTGCCGCGGAGGTGCGCCGCGCGCTCCTGGCGGCACGCGCCGAGGGTCTCGAAATCGACTCGCGCCTCGCTCCGGATGCCCCGGCTCGCGAAGCCCATCCCGACCACAACCCGCTGATCCAGGCGGTCAAGAAACTCACCGGAAAGGACTGATCCATGCCCGCCCTCACCGAAGCCAACAACCTCGGCGACCTCCTGAAGTACGAGGCGCCCAA
This genomic interval carries:
- a CDS encoding elements of external origin yields the protein MGLSIRAYARHRGVSDTAVHKAIRAGRITPEADGTVDPDRADRDWARNSETPRAGTTRRAETVAVREPASEAATPTFAAGGTSLLQARTVNEVVKAQTNKVRLAQLKGDLIDRAQALAQVFKLARAERDAWLNWPARVSAQMASQLGVDPHDLHIALDGAVRQHLQELGELRPRVD
- a CDS encoding phage terminase large subunit family protein, giving the protein MVEWDYDGALDIERVWREGLMPDPLLTVSEWADRHRMLSSKASAEPGRWRTSRTPYLKAIMDCLSPTSPVERIVFMKGAQLGATEMGNNWIGYVIHHAPGPMMAVSPTVDMAKRNSKQRIDPLIEESPVLAERIAPARSRDAGNTILAKEFRGGVLVMTGANSAVGLRSMPVRYLFLDEVDGYPTDVDGEGDAISLAEARTRTFARRKIFIVSTPTIAGASAIEREYEASDQRRYFLPCPHCGHRQWLRFEQLRWEKGRPETAAYVCESCEQPIAEHHKARMLEQGEWRALAPASGKTAGFHLSSLYSPIGWRSWREIAAAWESAVRQESGSSAAIKTFKNTELGETWVEEGEAPDWQRLLERREDYPIGRIPAGGLLLVGGADVQKDRIEASIWSFGRGKESWLVEHRVLMGDTARDTVWKQLGALINETWTHASGAQVPLARFALDTGFATQEAYAFVRACHDPRLMAVKGIARGAALIGTPTAVEVSLGGKRLRRGIKLFSVVGGIAKLELYNNLKKTPEVSEDGSTVRYPAGYVHLPKVDAEYLQQLCAEQLVTRRDRRGFAVREWQKMRERNDGLDALVYARAAAAAAGLDRFEERHWRELERQLGLAPPDEPRSTLPTPDPEATPSGGLAASGTRRTTRRVIRSRWLN
- a CDS encoding phage portal protein, with translation MSFWTRIKASFASLPIYDGTGSGRRTLAWMPGNPGAIAALLSTQTELRAKSRDLVRRNPWAAAALDAFVANAIGTGIKPQSMVTDVVLRERLQALFRDWTEEADAAGLTDFYGLQALACRAMLEGGEALLRLRYRRIEDGLVVPLQLQVLEPEHLPVTLNTVAESGNVVRAGIEFNRLGQRVAYHLYRSHPEDGALSPMSGAGGLDTVRVPAGEIIHLYRPLRPGQIRGEPWLARALVKLHELDQYDDAELVRKKTAAMFAGFITRQSPEDNLMGEGLADAAGVALAGLEPGTLQILEPGEDIKFSDPADLGGSYSEFLRNQFRAVAAAIGITYEQLTGDLTGVNYSSIRAGLLEFRRRCEMLQHGVIVHQLCRPVWRAWLEQAVLAGRIDAPGFAREPRPYLTAKWIPQGWQWVDPQKEFNALKLAIRAGLTSRSEAISSFGYDAEDIDREIAADNARADALGLRFDSDPRYDNQNEPAVAPAPPPDPQES
- a CDS encoding S49 family peptidase, coding for MPLVHLASRLYGTPLLLAQAKLDVLLAVLGARIGWPEPHAAVALPSPRVAPDAPPGIAVIPVYGTLVRRTLGLEAASGLTSYGEIGSLLDAAVANPEVTGILLDVDSPGGEAGGVFELGQRICSANAVKPVWAIAADSAFSGAYVLASAASRVYVTQTGGVGSIGVIALHVDQSARDAQQGYRYTAITAGEQKNDFSPHEPLHPAAHGRLQTEVDRLYGIFIDHVATMRDLDAAVVRATQAGLYFGPEALNAGLADGQGSFDEAVTDFGVFLAARRSPGRSLTAGRSLLASSLLSQEVSTMTDRITPDVPQQPAAPAAPTTSPDTRETPDAAAVQSAIDATRAEALAIAELCQLAGYPQRIVTFLAQGASAAEVRRALLAARAEGLEIDSRLAPDAPAREAHPDHNPLIQAVKKLTGKD